Sequence from the Candidatus Polarisedimenticolia bacterium genome:
TGAGGAGCGCATTACCGTGGAGATGGGCGACCGGGAGTGGTCCCTCCTGAAGAGGACCCAGACGCGTGGGCGGGCGCACGACGTCACGCTCTACGTCCGGCGGGGCGACGATCTGGCGGTCATCGCCAAGCATAGCTATCCCCCGGGGGTCTTCCGCGCGCCGAGCGGCGGGGTCATGCCGGAGGAGTCGATGGAGGATGGGATTGCCCGCGAGGTGAACGAGGAGCTGGGCATCACCATCCGCCTGCAGCGCTATCTGCTGCGCGAAAAGGTGGACTTTCGGCATCACGACGACTCGGTCCTCTGGACGACGCACGTCTTCACCGCCGAGCCGCTCACCACCGACCTGGCGCCCACCGACCACAAAGAGATCCGCGAAGCCCGCTGGGTTGCGCTGAGCGAGCTCTCCGGCCCGATCGCGAAAGCCCTGGACTCGTCGCACTCGGCGGGGCTGCGCTATCGCGCCTACCTGCACCGCCGGGTCATGGAAACCCTGGCGCGCCTCGAACAACGCTGACACAGGAGCATCCTCATGGACCTGGGCATCCAAGGGAAGATCGCCATCGTGTGCGGGGCGAGCGCTGGATTGGGGAAGGCGACGGCCGCAGCACTGGCGAGGGAAGGAGCGA
This genomic interval carries:
- a CDS encoding NUDIX hydrolase is translated as EERITVEMGDREWSLLKRTQTRGRAHDVTLYVRRGDDLAVIAKHSYPPGVFRAPSGGVMPEESMEDGIAREVNEELGITIRLQRYLLREKVDFRHHDDSVLWTTHVFTAEPLTTDLAPTDHKEIREARWVALSELSGPIAKALDSSHSAGLRYRAYLHRRVMETLARLEQR